From the Ktedonobacteraceae bacterium genome, one window contains:
- a CDS encoding amino acid adenylation domain-containing protein, with protein MNTEDTFLKRRAELSAAKQALLEKRLRYMRVPASPAGRTATLEPPEIEPSQEKERGPAPLSFAQQRLWFLQRLEPESSAYNEPIAVYMRGKLNVEALTQTAREITRRHEILRSTFPMIDGQAVQVIDPTFHLNLTLPFIDLRGIPAAEREAAVQRKVKEELERPFHLEREMPWRTVLLQLDEQEHVSLTIMHHIITDGWSAEVFVKEIGVLYSSFAAGQTPPLPELKLQYADYARWQRRELESGRLDRQLAYWKRQLSGDLPILELPADHPRPAVSTYRGKRLPLRLPLSLSQELSALSRQEGVTLFMTLLAAFQVLLYRYSGQEDLLIGTPIAGRTRPEFEGLLGCFVNTLVLRTSLAGHPSFRALLKRVRQVTLGAYDSQDLPFEKLVEDLQPERSLSHNPLFQVMFILQNMPLADQELAGLTISQVALENNTAKFDLSLCLQETPEGLTGFIEYSTDLFEASTIERMAGHFQRVLEMIVANPEQKITAFPLLSESELEQQLNEWNATEKAYPIAQCFPALFEAQVERTPNAIAVVCQQEALTYRQLNRCANGLAHELRALGVGPDTLVGLLAERGIDLLTAILAVFKAGGAYLPLDPHHPPARMRHIIEHSHTALVLTSQSFVAQINATVTELAERPQILTLEDMLDRHWQGMENLQPVAEPHHLAYVIYTSGSTGTPKGVMIEQRGMLNHLFAKIDALQLTDADDVAQTASQCFDISVWQMLAALLVGGQVHILPDEIAHDPARLLSEVESWQISILETVPSLLRAMLDAPEADATGKPALSSLRWLIPTGEALPVDLCHRWLERYPHCPLMNAYGPTECSDDVTHHAISRPPAETERTIPIGRAIPNMRTYVLDAMLQPVPVGVSGELYVGGAGVGRGYLGEAARTAEAFIPDPFSNESGARLYKTGDLVRYRSDGTLEFLGRIDHQVKLRGYRIELGEIEAVLSRHVAIRECAVLVREDTPGNQRLIAYIVPQPGQNLQSDELSGYMKDILPEYMVPSAFVMMHALPLTANGKLDRKALPAPDQVDALSQAAFVAPRTPTEEELAKIWRDVLEVERIGIHDNFFEAGGHSLLITQVVARIRDAFEVELPLRVLFKTPTIAGVAEAIEKMKTRTDELRKPSLVAVAREAHRIQRSPLEEEGQ; from the coding sequence ATGAATACAGAGGATACCTTCTTGAAACGACGCGCCGAGCTTTCCGCCGCGAAGCAGGCGCTGCTGGAAAAACGCCTGCGCTATATGCGCGTTCCGGCATCTCCCGCAGGCAGGACAGCAACCCTTGAACCGCCTGAAATCGAGCCATCACAGGAAAAAGAGCGCGGCCCGGCACCATTATCGTTCGCGCAGCAGCGACTCTGGTTCTTACAGCGGTTGGAGCCAGAAAGTTCCGCCTACAATGAGCCAATAGCCGTCTATATGCGCGGCAAGTTGAACGTCGAGGCGCTCACGCAGACCGCAAGAGAGATCACGCGCCGGCACGAAATCCTGCGCAGCACCTTTCCGATGATCGATGGGCAGGCCGTGCAGGTCATCGATCCCACCTTTCACCTGAATCTGACATTGCCTTTCATCGACCTGCGCGGCATACCGGCGGCAGAACGCGAGGCCGCTGTACAGAGGAAGGTGAAAGAAGAGCTGGAGCGCCCATTCCATCTCGAAAGAGAGATGCCCTGGCGCACCGTCCTCTTGCAACTCGACGAGCAGGAACACGTCTCGCTCACCATCATGCACCATATCATCACCGATGGCTGGTCGGCAGAGGTCTTCGTCAAAGAAATCGGTGTCCTCTATTCATCGTTTGCTGCCGGGCAGACACCACCCCTGCCAGAGTTGAAGCTGCAATACGCCGACTACGCGCGCTGGCAAAGACGCGAACTGGAATCTGGCCGCCTCGACCGGCAATTGGCCTACTGGAAACGGCAACTGAGTGGCGATCTTCCCATCCTGGAATTGCCCGCCGATCATCCCCGGCCCGCCGTCTCAACCTACCGGGGCAAACGCCTGCCCTTGCGACTGCCTTTATCTTTGAGTCAGGAATTATCGGCCCTGAGCCGGCAGGAAGGCGTCACGCTGTTCATGACGCTGCTGGCTGCCTTCCAGGTATTGCTCTATCGCTATTCGGGCCAGGAAGACCTGCTCATCGGCACGCCTATTGCCGGGCGTACCCGTCCCGAATTTGAGGGATTGCTTGGTTGTTTTGTCAACACACTGGTGCTGCGTACCAGCCTGGCCGGTCATCCCAGCTTCCGTGCGCTGCTCAAACGTGTGCGCCAGGTCACGCTGGGCGCCTACGATTCCCAGGACCTGCCTTTCGAGAAGCTGGTCGAGGATTTGCAGCCTGAACGTAGCTTGAGCCATAATCCCTTATTCCAGGTCATGTTCATCCTGCAAAATATGCCCCTGGCCGACCAGGAACTGGCCGGACTCACCATCAGCCAGGTCGCGCTAGAAAACAACACCGCCAAGTTCGATCTCTCATTGTGTCTGCAAGAAACACCAGAGGGATTGACCGGTTTCATCGAATACAGTACCGACCTGTTTGAAGCGTCCACGATAGAGCGCATGGCCGGGCACTTCCAGCGCGTGCTGGAAATGATAGTCGCCAATCCCGAGCAGAAAATTACTGCCTTTCCACTGCTTTCTGAAAGTGAACTGGAACAACAGCTCAACGAGTGGAACGCAACTGAAAAGGCCTATCCCATCGCGCAATGTTTCCCTGCCCTTTTCGAGGCCCAGGTCGAGCGCACCCCAAACGCTATAGCTGTCGTCTGCCAGCAGGAGGCTCTTACCTACCGGCAATTGAACCGCTGTGCCAACGGGCTTGCTCACGAGTTGCGCGCGCTGGGAGTCGGCCCGGATACGCTCGTTGGCCTGCTTGCCGAGCGCGGCATCGACTTGCTGACTGCTATCCTGGCCGTCTTTAAAGCAGGCGGCGCCTATCTCCCACTTGATCCACATCACCCGCCTGCTCGCATGCGCCACATTATAGAACATAGCCACACGGCCCTTGTGCTTACCTCTCAGTCATTTGTTGCTCAAATCAACGCTACCGTAACGGAACTCGCTGAACGCCCCCAGATACTTACGCTTGAAGATATGCTGGATCGGCATTGGCAAGGTATGGAGAATTTGCAGCCAGTGGCAGAGCCGCACCACCTGGCTTACGTCATCTACACGTCCGGTTCCACCGGCACGCCCAAGGGTGTCATGATCGAGCAGCGCGGCATGCTGAACCACCTGTTTGCCAAAATCGACGCGCTGCAACTGACTGATGCAGACGATGTGGCGCAAACGGCCTCGCAATGCTTCGATATCTCCGTCTGGCAAATGCTGGCCGCCCTGCTGGTCGGTGGGCAGGTACACATCTTGCCTGATGAGATCGCGCATGACCCCGCGCGCCTGCTCTCCGAGGTGGAATCATGGCAGATCAGCATTCTGGAAACCGTCCCCTCGCTGCTGCGCGCTATGCTGGACGCACCGGAAGCTGATGCAACCGGCAAACCCGCGCTCTCGTCCCTGCGCTGGCTCATTCCAACAGGCGAAGCACTGCCGGTAGACCTCTGCCACCGCTGGCTGGAACGCTATCCTCACTGCCCGCTCATGAATGCCTATGGGCCGACCGAGTGTTCCGACGATGTGACGCATCACGCCATCTCCCGGCCACCCGCCGAAACGGAGAGAACGATACCCATCGGACGCGCCATTCCCAATATGCGCACTTATGTGCTGGATGCGATGTTACAGCCGGTGCCGGTCGGAGTCAGCGGGGAGCTGTATGTTGGCGGCGCAGGCGTTGGACGTGGCTACCTGGGAGAGGCAGCGCGCACAGCAGAGGCCTTTATTCCCGATCCATTCAGCAATGAATCAGGCGCGCGCCTGTATAAAACCGGTGACCTGGTTCGTTACCGCAGCGATGGCACACTGGAATTCCTTGGGCGCATCGATCACCAGGTCAAACTGCGCGGCTACCGCATCGAGTTAGGAGAAATCGAGGCCGTGTTGAGTCGGCACGTTGCCATTCGCGAGTGCGCCGTACTGGTACGCGAGGACACTCCTGGCAACCAGCGCCTCATCGCCTACATCGTTCCACAGCCGGGACAGAATCTTCAGAGTGACGAGTTATCTGGCTATATGAAAGATATACTGCCGGAGTATATGGTTCCCTCGGCCTTCGTCATGATGCACGCCCTACCGCTGACGGCGAATGGCAAATTGGATCGCAAGGCACTACCCGCGCCGGATCAGGTCGATGCGCTTTCACAGGCAGCATTTGTAGCGCCGCGCACGCCTACCGAGGAGGAGCTAGCGAAAATATGGCGCGACGTGCTTGAAGTCGAGCGCATCGGCATTCACGATAACTTCTTTGAGGCCGGGGGGCATTCGCTGCTCATCACCCAGGTCGTCGCGCGCATCCGCGATGCCTTCGAGGTAGAATTGCCCTTGCGCGTCCTCTTTAAGACACCCACCATTGCAGGAGTCGCGGAAGCCATCGAAAAGATGAAGACTCGCACTGATGAATTGCGCAAGCCCTCGCTTGTAGCGGTTGCCAGGGAAGCGCATCGTATCCAGCGATCACCTTTAGAAGAAGAGGGCCAGTAA
- a CDS encoding HAD-IIIC family phosphatase — MAGNAVQNLAAADSIESSEQMPGKASSQAKKQSIKCVVWDLDNTLWDGTLLEDEQVLLRDEVIHVIKTLDERGILNSIASKNEYDIAMCKLEGLGIREYFLYPQIHWNSKADSLKSIAQSINIGIDTLAFVDDSDFELAEIAFTLPQVLCINARDIGTILAMPEMNPRFITEDSRKRRLMYLSDIERDRAEKAFNGPNEAFLATLDMVFTLAEAREEDLRRAEELTVRTHQLNTTGYTYSYEELNAFRQSDTHKLFIAGLDDRFGTYGKIGLALLECMPEVWTIKLLLMSCRVMSRGVGTILINYLLHQAKDAGVRLRAEFVPTDRNRMMYITYKFGGFKEVEQNGNLVIFENDLSHIQPFPPYVRVIVE; from the coding sequence ATGGCGGGCAACGCGGTTCAGAACCTTGCCGCGGCAGATTCAATCGAGAGCAGCGAGCAAATGCCGGGCAAGGCTTCTAGCCAGGCAAAGAAACAATCGATCAAGTGCGTGGTATGGGACCTCGATAACACGCTCTGGGATGGGACATTGTTAGAGGATGAACAGGTCTTATTGCGAGACGAGGTCATACATGTCATCAAGACCCTGGACGAACGGGGCATTTTGAACTCCATCGCCAGTAAAAACGAATATGACATAGCTATGTGCAAGCTCGAGGGACTTGGCATCCGCGAGTATTTTCTCTACCCGCAAATCCATTGGAATTCCAAGGCCGATTCGCTCAAATCGATTGCGCAGTCGATTAATATCGGCATCGATACGCTCGCATTTGTTGACGATTCGGATTTCGAACTGGCAGAGATAGCTTTTACGCTGCCCCAGGTATTATGCATCAATGCGCGGGACATTGGTACGATACTGGCTATGCCTGAAATGAATCCGCGCTTTATCACTGAAGACTCGCGCAAGCGGCGGTTGATGTACCTGAGCGATATCGAACGGGACAGGGCCGAAAAAGCCTTCAACGGTCCCAACGAGGCGTTCCTTGCCACGCTGGACATGGTTTTTACTCTCGCCGAAGCACGAGAAGAGGACCTGCGGCGCGCGGAAGAACTGACCGTGCGCACGCACCAGTTGAACACGACCGGCTACACCTACTCCTACGAGGAACTGAACGCCTTCCGGCAATCGGACACGCACAAACTGTTCATAGCCGGCCTCGATGACCGATTCGGCACATATGGCAAGATCGGGCTGGCTCTGCTGGAATGCATGCCGGAGGTATGGACCATCAAATTGTTGCTGATGTCGTGCCGCGTCATGTCGCGTGGCGTCGGAACCATCCTGATCAACTACCTGTTGCACCAGGCAAAGGACGCGGGCGTGCGACTGCGCGCCGAATTCGTACCAACCGACCGCAACCGCATGATGTACATCACCTACAAATTTGGTGGGTTCAAAGAGGTAGAGCAGAACGGCAACCTGGTGATTTTCGAAAATGATCTGAGCCATATCCAGCCATTTCCACCCTACGTGCGGGTGATTGTTGAATAG